In Oryza sativa Japonica Group chromosome 11, ASM3414082v1, the following are encoded in one genomic region:
- the LOC107279350 gene encoding putative serpin-Z8: MAAAKEDDTVGGGEACRSGQAALAARLLKSLAAGASGAAGGNLIFSPLSIHVAVAMMSAGAGGSTLAEILAVAGAPSRPELEAFVRGVVMGRVLADQSPAGGPCVSFACGSWLDATPSSPVEARKEINAWVARATKNLITEVIKPESQSEDTRHVVGNAIYFKGEWLNPFDKSDTAEREFRRLDGSSVEVPFMQRPSGSYHHVACHDGFRVLRLPYKATGDTYNLKLRYSLPSFAMLVFLPDDRDGLPGLLDRITASPEFVDDHLPPGCVPVGRFRVPKFKLAFCHYGIADVLRGLGLRLPFDMFAAEMSGIAVEGDGGGEDAAMFVSSVIHKAVVEVNEEGSEAAAYTEESDDDLGCSLYDDDYTPPPKLVDFVADHPFAFFIVEERSQAIVFAGHVLDPSEEE; encoded by the exons atggcggcggcgaaggaggacgacacggtcggcggcggcgaagcctgCCGGTCCGGccaggcggcgctggcggcgcgcCTGCTGAAGAGCCTCGCGGCGGGCGCGtcgggcgcggcgggcggcaaCCTCATCTTCTCCCCGCTGTCCATCCACGTCGCCGTCGCGATGATgtcggccggcgccggcgggagcaCGCTCGCCGAGATCCTCGCCGTGGCCGGCGCGCCGTCGCGCCCGGAGCTTGAGGCGTTCGTCCGCGGCGTCGTCATgggccgcgtcctcgccgaccagTCCCCCGCCGGCGGCCCGTGCGTCTCCTTCGCCTGCGGCTCGTGGCTCGACGCGACGCCATCGTCG CCGGTGGAAGCAAGGAAGGAGATCAACGCGTGGGTGGCGAGGGCGACGAAGAACCTGATCACGGAGGTGATCAAGCCGGAGAGCCAGAGCGAGGACACGAGGCACGTCGTCGGCAACGCCATCTACTTCAAGGGCGAGTGGCTCAACCCCTTCGACAAGTCCGACACGGCGGAGCGCGAGTTCCGCCGCCTCGACGGGAGCTCCGTCGAGGTCCCCTTCATGCAGCGGCCGTCGGGGAGCTACCACCACGTCGCCTGCCACGACGGCTTCAGGGTGCTCCGCCTGCCGTACAAGGCGACGGGCGACACCTACAACCTCAAGCTCCGCTACAGCCTCCCGTCGTTCGCCATGCTCGTCTTCCTCCCCGACGACCGCGACGGCCTCCCGGGCCTCCTCGACAGGAtcaccgcctcgccggagttcgTCGACGACCACCTCCCGCCGGGGTGCGTCCCCGTGGGCAGGTTCCGGGTGCCCAAGTTCAAGCTCGCCTTCTGCCACTACGGCATCGCCGACGTCCTCCGCGGCCTCGGGCTCCGCCTGCCGTTCGACATGTTCGCCGCGGAGATGAGCGGCATCGCggtggagggcgacggcggcggcgaggacgcggcgatgTTCGTGAGCAGCGTGATCCACaaggcggtggtggaggtgaacgaggaggggagcgaggcggcggcgtacACGGAGGAGTCCGACGACGACCTCGGGTGCTCGCTGTACGACGACGACtacacgccgccgccgaagctggTGGACTTCGTCGCCGACCATCCGTTCGCCTTCTTCATCGTGGAGGAGAGGTCGCAAGCCATCGTCTTCGCAGGGCATGTGCTCGATCCTTCCGAGGAAGAGTAG
- the LOC4350107 gene encoding uncharacterized protein has translation MAASPAMPSLLLLLLAVLVTAADAYDSAASATPNAGAIPDPNILDMEAMCPKTTDVQACQRLVKNMPSNIVAGKKDARSIARGCIATAWFVARDGAKDCTAAVDECKDKVDQCLDSCRHAFAAVNDALEPQGTGDDAVKVPEDEKLLAIHASLTQLLRGPTGTRRPPLCNTCCQDGSCTEEKKRNVVALFVQLWSLLDFADAVLEDLYPLTKLPGDKAAGSDTSAAAAGSTADKETSAAAGSTADTATSAAAGSTSAKETSPVAGSTADKTYAAAGSAPPVVDTAPAPPVTTYD, from the coding sequence ATGGCCGCCTCTCCCGCAATGCCgtcactcctcctcctcctcctagccGTTCTCGTCACGGCGGCCGATGCCTACGACTCCGCCGCCAGCGCCACCCCCAACGCCGGCGCCATCCCCGACCCCAACATCTTGGACATGGAGGCCATGTGCCCCAAGACGACGGACGTGCAGGCGTGCCAGCGACTGGTGAAGAACATGCCGTCCAACATCGTCGCGGGGAAGAAGGACGCCAGGAGCATCGCCCGGGGTTGCATCGCCACCGCCTGGTTCGTGGCGAGGGACGGCGCCAAGGACTGCACCGCCGCCGTGGACGAGTGCAAGGACAAGGTGGACCAGTGCCTCGACAGCTGCCGCCACGCCTTCGCCGCCGTGAACGACGCCCTGGAGCCCCAGggcaccggcgacgacgccgtcaAGGTCCCCGAGGACGAGAAGCTCCTCGCCATCCACGCCAGCCTCACGCAGCTGCTCCGCGGCCCCACCGGCACGCGCCGCCCGCCCCTCTGCAACACCTGCTGCCAGGACGGCTCGTGCACGGAGGAGAAGAAGCGCAACGTCGTCGCGCTGTTCGTGCAATTGTGGAGCTTGCTGGATTTCGCCGACGCGGTGCTCGAGGACCTGTATCCTCTGACGAAGCTGCCAGGGGACAAGGCCGCGGGATCAGATacctctgcggcggcggccggatcaACCGCCGACAAGGAGACCTCTGCGGCGGCTGGATCAACCGCCGACACGGCGACCTCTGCGGCGGCCGGATCAACCTCCGCAAAGGAGACATCTCCAGTAGCCGGATCAACCGCCGATAAGACCTATGCAGCGGCCGGATCAGCTCCTCCTGTCGTCGACACTGCGCCTGCGCCTCCCGTGACAACTTATGATTAA